GCTGCTGTGGGAAACCTCCTCTACCTGTACTGCCTCGATCGGCGGCTCAGAATTATTTTCTTTCATTCACTGCTTTTCTCGCATTGGCTAACTGAGATTGCCTATTTTtattcacatactgtaggtatattcTACGATTCTCGCTTTACGTTGATTCTTTGCAGGAGATTTTGTTTGAAAATGTGCTGAGACATTTTAACTAATCAGGTAGCTGGAAAGGGCCTTTTTTAAATGCCAGTAACCAATCGCATGTCAGGAAATTACAAAGGGGTCTACAAAGGATATAGCCATGTATGGAATAGCTAACAATGTGctctggaaaacaacaagcttttgaataaaataaaaaaaaatagtgGTTGAACTTCTACATGAAACATGCTGTCAAGAACGACATTTATGGTAGGTGTAGTTGGCGGCGTTGGGATAAAATTATACTTTATTTGTATACTTAGATTTTTGTACATTTTATGGAAGTTGCAAAATATCACAATCAGAATGTGAAAGATGGAAGCAAAAAAATGACAAGGTTTGCCTGTGGTGCCTGGccttaagaccaaaaagcaaaatgttttatttttttaaccattttgaCTTTGCCACTTGCCCAACTAGTGGGAACCCCATTGCGAATGTATCCACCAATATGTGATTTGTTGCATCAACTGAcataacaaaaaaatacatttaactaAATGGTGACATCTGTTAAGATAATTAGAATGATCATTCTATATTGCCTTGGAAATTATTGCATgacaataccaggcagccattgtgTATTTACCAATTGACCCCAGCAATTTGACTGTTGAACCAGAGGTTGCAAGCCCATTCTCTGCTACAAGACcttgcttgtttcagcaaggaGCAACAAAGTTTCATCACGTTGTAAAGAGCCCATGTTACTTCGGAAACTGACTCAACTGTCTGGCAGTCCCATCTTCAGTCAGCTATTCGTTTCAAAATAATACAAATGTTTTTTGAAgagaaatgtattttattttcatgactgTTTTCATCCATAACGGTCTGTTATAcggtaattgtgccagccctaaTGTACACACACTTTTCCCTCAGGGAACTATCTGCACATGTGCTTGAATCTCTCACTCTTGCCATCTCATTCTTTCATGTCTGCACACTAAAGCCTAAGGAACAGGATTGCTCTATTTGGTGGGTCAGGGGAACAGGATTGCTCTATTTGGTGGGTCAGGGGAACAGGATTGCTCTATTTGACCTctggtctatctctctcttccctccctgcccATCAGATGAAGCTCAAGGTGtccaccccagacagacagaggctgggTCAGATGGACCGGAGAGTCCTGACTGTGTCCATGGACAAGGAGAACCGATAGATGGATGTTGCAGAGGAACATGCACAAACACTAACTGGCCAGTGTATAGAACAATGGCAAGATTCTGTCTAATAACAAGCCTTTTTTAAAGTGTACAGTCTCTTTTTAACTGACTTTTTTAAAAACTGCTAACAAATTATAATGTGTACATTGTTTTTGGAAGTGCCATCGATATGATTTCTTTATTTCAAGTGTCTGTATAATTGTATTTGCTATCCTGTCCCTTTTATGTAAATAAATTTGCTTTAAATCTATTTTTGTGTTAACTGGAATACACCTATAGGGGGAGGTACATATTTATTAGTCATAAGGTATGGCTTTACTTAGCACCTTCAGAAAAGGGCTTGACAAATTTAAATGAATGATTTACTATATGCCCAGTCTGTTCTCATGGTATAGAAAGGCTGTCCAACTTGTCACTTGTGTGTGATGCCATTGGAATGAAATGTAGCCACTTCATATTGAGATATTGTGCTGTACAGAGTCGCTGTTATGTTTCGCTTGCACAACAGGTGGTAAAACAAACTACGTGTGTAGCCGTTACTGTCACTTAGATATACACAACCAGGCGAGGTTCCTCCAGTCCTCTGACGAGTGTGAAATATTGGTTTTTGTACAGCTTCCTTTTTGTGTCAGTCCACCATAAGATCTCTTATCATCCCATCTGTCCAGCCATTGGGAAGTAGGCCAAAAGATTAGACCCCAACTCATGGTAAACGTATCCTATTACACGTACATGCGTCAACTTTCAGACACACACTAATGTAGAAATCTGCAATctaaaaaatgtattcaaatgtGACCGTAAAAatataagggggggggggggggaacggaACTAACAAGGGAATTCTAACCAACACCCAAACATCTGTTCGACACAAATTTTAATGTTTACACATTCATCCTCTGACAAAACATTTTAACTCTCCTTGAATATAAAAGTATGTAACCTAGTTATTGTAAACCTACAGTCTATCAGTGGTCATTTATTTTTTCATCTTATCCTGTTATTTCATCCAAGTCTCTACCGTTTCCATTTTGGCAACTGCTCTTTTGACATTAATATTTTCCTGCATTTCCTATAATGCTAGAATTCCGTTTTTAACCTTGACAAATCATTCATTGATACAACAATCATGTTTTTCTATAAGTCCCCCACCCGCCCAACTCTAAACTTGAGTTAGAAGTAGAACGAGACGAGCCTTTCTCATCATAATCCTCTCAAATCGAATAAGACTTGGCACAATAAAAAATAACCTCTTTAACCCATGGCTTCCtttgtttccccccccccccctcttcaatCTACCAGTTTTTCATGATAcccttcctctatctcctctTAGTTTTTCATTCTCTAGAGGACTGGCTCAGTTCCATATCTTCAGGAAACTGTCCCAGGATCCTGTGCAGCATGCCATTCCATCCGAGGATACTCCGATGCAGCTCACCCTGTTGTCATGACCAGCCAGCACTCCTGAGCCATGAAGAGAATTACATCAGTATAGAATGGATGCAAATATTGTTTGCCTACATTGCATCCACATTCTTTCTCCCTTTGTCCCACTCGcattctcctttctcttctcacCATCCCCTCTACTTACccacactgtctccctctctttctgcctccagtcaccctctcttccccctgcgTACTCACCCACTCTCTCGGCTTTAAGCATGTCCCAGATGTTGACGTTGAAGTCATCGTATCCGGCCAGGAGAAGTCGGCCGGAGAGGGACGCGGCGAGGGAGGTCACCCCACACATGATGCCTGAGTCCTGGTAGGTGATGAGCTCCTGGTCTGCCCTCAGGTCGTACAGCTTACAGGTGGCATCGTCTGAGCCCGTTATAACCGCATTACCATTGGGGAAGAACTGGAAAGAGTGGAGAGGACATGGTTAAAGCAGTGGTCTCTGGTGGTCTGGAGAGCTACAGAGTGGGTGTAGTAGGCTTTTGTTCACCTCATTAAACGAATCAACTGTTTGAGCAAGAAAGTTGCATCAAATTCATTTTTTTAAGTAAATATTATATTCCTTAAATATGTAAACTTGGAAGTTTTTTTCCACGTGAACTGCTGGGTGCAATGCATCTATCAGAATACTAAACTATCAATAAACAAATAAATGCTGGTGTTTCTCACCCCGATGGCGTTGATGTCACTCTCGTGGCCGCTGAACGTCTGTCTGCAGGTGGCTTCTCTGATGTCCCACAGCTTGGCTGTGAAGTCACACGCCCCCGAGATGAACATCTTGAAGTCGGGGGACACGGCCAGGGACATGCAGTCACCCAAGTGGCCCGCGAAGAtggtcttctctgtccctgtctcaatGTCCCATAGAATACTATAACGTATGGACGgaataggaggagagggtggatataGAGGTGGGCAAAGAAGACGGCAGAGACATGGCGAAAGAAGAGAGAGTTGCGAAAGAAGGGagaattttaaaaatatatataatttaactaggcaagtcagttaagaacaaattcttatttacaatgatggcctaggaacagtgggttaactgccttgttcagatgtttaccttgtcagctcgaggattcgatcgagcaaccttttggttactggcccaacgctctaaccactaggctacctgccgccccaatgtttAGGACAATGTTTAGGACACCATTGCAGAAAAGTAATAGATAAGACTGTGCAGATCAAATGAAGGGTACAGTATAagccatagaattagaatgataTGGTAACATTAACAGATTGGACTGATCTCTGGTCAGTCATTGTACTCCCTTATTGCACACAAGACTCATAGAGACTCCCATCTCTATGATCTTACCAGGTGCAGTCGCCAGAGCTGGTGATGATCTCACTGTCGTTAAGGAAACGACAGCAGGACAGGTAACCTGGGCAATAAGAGAGAACACCATCAGATAAACACGCATGAGAGATTGCTGTATTGGATAGACTATATAAATACTACCTCATGTTCTTAGGTCGAGTTAGATCGAAATGACTCATCGTTAAACGTGTTGCCAGTAATGCTGTCTTTAATGAGTGTGGTACCTGTGTGTGCGGCCAGCTCACGCATGACCTTGACGTTGCCGTCCTTGCCCTTGAGGTTGTAGATGGAGCACATGTTGTCGAGACCGCCACACGCCACCATGTTCCCTGAGGGCGCGTAGGCACACGTCATCACCCACGAGGACTTCAGAGGGATGGCGTTCACCTGAGCGGAGAAGCACAGTGATTCCTCACGTGgaccagtgtgtatgtgtgtgaacgCACATATGTCAATCTGAGCACTTGATATTACGGTATATGGTTGATATTACTGGATATGGTTGATATTACAGTAAATTGTCATTACATGCCATATTCAAGCAAAAACACTGTCCCATGACCGAAACTCCCCAGACCCAGACTGTAAACCCAGCCGCAGTCCGCCATACCTTATTGGTGGTCAGGGTGTCCCACACTATCAGCTTTCCATCTTGAGAGGCACTGACACACAGCCTGGTAGAGAGAACAAGGCAGAGGTCGAGCGACAGAaacggacagagagaaagacagcgtaCAGTAAAAGATCCAGCAGCTCAAGGTAAATAGACACATCGATAATAGATAGACTATTCTGTCTCAATGGCAACATGTCTTCACTATGACTGATCTAAAAAGCCATGACATGGTAACTGACTAATGCTACCGCACTTTTTCCTATTGCCAGGTGTTTCCCGGCACAAatgatgatggggatgatgatgCTGGTGATGATATAGTGTACGATGTAGTTATGTCTAGCCActatggaggagtgtgtgtgtgaatatgttgTCTGTTCAGTGTTCACAGTTGCCAAATAAGTTCCCCTTTGAGggacaataaagttgtattgTGTTTAGACCGAGAGAGGCATTGTAACAGAACCTCTAAGCCCAGCACTGGTTAAGTTAGTAAAAGCTGTCTTTTAGACCCACTAAATGTAGGACACCCCAAGTATTGTAAACCCAGGAGAAGCTAATAAGCTTACTAACTTGCTACAACTGAGAAAGAGAAGAGATAAGATGAAATGAGAATATAGGGAGAGGTaagaaggagagaggacaacatGAAGGGTAAAATGTTGGTTAGTGCACATTCAAGTTATAGTATCAGCAATAATTATTTGATTCAGGGGTAATGTTGGTTTAAAGTGTTGCCAGACAGTCAGTTAGTGTATCCTGGCTCCACTAATTCATCCAATTAAAACAAGGGATGGGATTGCCACACCAATCCAATAAACGCAGAGCACCACGTGACGCCCGTTTTAAACTATGGCAGTATTTGTCACAGCAATATGTTTGAATGAACGGATGAGCAGATTAATATATATATTGCTATAATGGCTAATGATAGAGCTAACATAAATTATTGAACGATTGAATGAATACTTAAATGAATACTTGAATGACTCGACCAGAAATCCTCAGGAAAAGACTGCAGGCTCGAAGCCTGTGAAGGGTCATTGTCCACTTTGAGCTAGTGGtccatttgtgtgtgtatgcatgcgtgtgtgtacgtttgtgtgcctgtttgtgtgtgtgtgtgggtgtatgtgtgtttacttGGTGTCAGTGCCCCAGTGCATGGCATAGATCTTGGCCAGGTGACCCCTCAGCGTCTTCCTGGTCTTCAGCTGGACACGCCCCACCAGCGTCGTCCCAGCAACTGCCTCCTGCAGGGTGGTGTCCTGCACTACCTTTCGGGCCTCCTGTAGAGTGATGGTTGTGTATGGTCAAGTTATGGTTATACTAACTATGGTCCACTTAAATATGGCTAAAACCACTGTCATAACTATTGTAATTTTCAAGGTGTGCTGCTACtgctgcaacctggtctcagaagAAAACGTATTGCATTTTACAAAACTGCTGTTTAC
The window above is part of the Oncorhynchus masou masou isolate Uvic2021 chromosome 30, UVic_Omas_1.1, whole genome shotgun sequence genome. Proteins encoded here:
- the LOC135522436 gene encoding guanine nucleotide-binding protein G(I)/G(S)/G(T) subunit beta-3-like, whose amino-acid sequence is MGEMEELRKEADNLKDQITEARKVVQDTTLQEAVAGTTLVGRVQLKTRKTLRGHLAKIYAMHWGTDTNCSKLCVSASQDGKLIVWDTLTTNKVNAIPLKSSWVMTCAYAPSGNMVACGGLDNMCSIYNLKGKDGNVKVMRELAAHTGYLSCCRFLNDSEIITSSGDCTCILWDIETGTEKTIFAGHLGDCMSLAVSPDFKMFISGACDFTAKLWDIREATCRQTFSGHESDINAIGFFPNGNAVITGSDDATCKLYDLRADQELITYQDSGIMCGVTSLAASLSGRLLLAGYDDFNVNIWDMLKAERVGVLAGHDNRVSCIGVSSDGMACCTGSWDSFLKIWN